The proteins below are encoded in one region of Planctopirus limnophila DSM 3776:
- the folK gene encoding 2-amino-4-hydroxy-6-hydroxymethyldihydropteridine diphosphokinase has product MPTCCVAAGGNIGDVAATFRQVWQILEQTPGIDGVIASRPYQTIPVGENAGDVFLNGAYRFESTLPATVILNHLRTIEEQFGRSRSLAWGPRTIDLDLVIYGEDVIQLPQLSVPHPAAWYRRFVLDPMAEIAGELVHPVHRVTFRRLQERLLELPLKVALGPLAEESEDRLSDLRWQLQQEFPQVQLMELSQAATADLILAGRVDVLETLGARLIGTTSTRLVDTAQRPVRTLAEVRHVLLSATDSPQPLEPVCE; this is encoded by the coding sequence ATGCCAACCTGTTGTGTGGCTGCTGGTGGTAACATTGGAGATGTTGCCGCCACCTTTCGACAGGTCTGGCAGATACTCGAGCAGACTCCAGGTATTGATGGAGTGATCGCAAGCCGCCCTTACCAGACAATCCCCGTCGGCGAAAACGCAGGCGATGTCTTTCTGAATGGCGCTTACCGCTTCGAATCAACTCTCCCGGCAACCGTAATTCTCAATCATCTACGCACCATTGAGGAACAGTTTGGCCGATCACGATCACTCGCCTGGGGTCCCAGAACAATCGACCTCGATCTCGTGATCTACGGCGAAGATGTCATCCAGCTGCCGCAACTCTCGGTTCCGCATCCGGCGGCCTGGTATCGCCGCTTTGTCCTCGATCCCATGGCCGAAATCGCTGGCGAACTGGTGCATCCCGTCCATCGTGTCACTTTTCGAAGGTTGCAGGAGAGGCTCCTCGAACTGCCGCTCAAGGTCGCGCTGGGGCCGCTTGCAGAAGAAAGCGAAGACCGGCTTTCTGATCTGCGATGGCAACTTCAGCAGGAGTTCCCGCAGGTTCAACTGATGGAACTCAGCCAAGCCGCGACTGCAGATCTGATCCTGGCCGGCCGAGTCGATGTCCTCGAAACATTGGGTGCCAGACTGATTGGCACAACCAGCACTCGTCTGGTGGATACAGCCCAGCGACCTGTGCGAACTCTGGCAGAAGTTCGTCATGTCCTCCTGTCCGCCACAGACTCGCCTCAACCCTTAGAGCCAGTGTGCGAATGA
- a CDS encoding Flp family type IVb pilin has protein sequence MESVIRFLRSEDGPTAVEYAVMLAMILLVVITGVSAFGNAQANYWGGIQSDLEGHGF, from the coding sequence ATGGAAAGCGTGATTCGATTTCTCCGGAGTGAAGATGGCCCCACCGCCGTCGAATATGCGGTCATGCTGGCCATGATTCTGCTCGTCGTGATCACCGGTGTCTCTGCGTTCGGTAATGCACAGGCGAACTACTGGGGCGGGATCCAGTCCGATCTGGAAGGCCACGGTTTTTAA
- a CDS encoding DUF1559 domain-containing protein, which yields MLFKSFVPAALRRRPRSRGFTLIELLVVIAIIAILIALLLPAVQQAREAARRTQCRNNLKQIGLAFHNFESTYGFLPTSIRPTLNTASRVAVLTDLLPYIDQAAIYNRYDKSTNWNSANNTPLSQTKITAFQCPSNPDAGVLDLAPPSTAGVFIPNIAATTDYSPIFGIAPGVFTTTLGTTAPATFVDPAEVFAGSTTPYTYVPGFFPKNATIDTTTGQPTRQGKKFRDVTDGLSNTIAVAESAGRPFVYTKGPRKLAGGNALTDTDGSSTSTDRLNSGGWSRPASDIIIFGETTSATGALGGAVAINATNGHNIRGLSYTNSGIATTILGLPIATHGTGSPFSFHTGGAHFTMGDGSVRFISENVDFRNFINLCTPSGGEVIGEF from the coding sequence ATGCTCTTTAAATCCTTTGTTCCTGCTGCACTTCGACGCCGCCCACGCTCACGAGGCTTTACGCTCATTGAGCTGCTCGTGGTCATTGCCATTATTGCGATCCTGATTGCTCTGCTGCTACCGGCTGTTCAGCAGGCTCGTGAAGCCGCCCGGCGGACCCAGTGCCGTAATAATCTCAAGCAGATCGGCCTGGCTTTTCATAACTTTGAAAGCACCTATGGCTTTCTGCCCACCAGCATTCGCCCCACGCTGAATACGGCATCACGTGTGGCAGTCCTGACTGATCTGCTCCCGTACATTGATCAGGCCGCGATTTACAACCGTTACGACAAATCCACGAACTGGAACTCAGCGAACAACACACCGCTTTCGCAAACGAAAATCACGGCTTTCCAGTGCCCTTCGAATCCTGATGCGGGTGTGCTTGATCTGGCACCCCCATCCACAGCCGGCGTCTTTATCCCCAACATCGCTGCGACGACGGATTACTCGCCGATCTTCGGGATTGCACCGGGTGTCTTTACCACAACATTAGGAACCACAGCCCCGGCAACATTTGTCGATCCAGCCGAAGTTTTCGCTGGCTCCACGACACCTTACACCTATGTTCCTGGCTTTTTCCCGAAGAATGCCACCATTGATACCACGACAGGTCAGCCAACCCGCCAGGGGAAAAAATTCCGTGATGTGACCGATGGGCTCAGCAATACCATCGCCGTGGCCGAATCGGCTGGTCGTCCATTTGTTTACACCAAAGGGCCGAGGAAGCTGGCTGGTGGGAATGCACTCACAGATACCGACGGCAGCTCAACAAGCACAGATCGCCTCAATTCAGGTGGCTGGTCACGTCCAGCGAGCGACATCATCATCTTTGGCGAAACGACATCGGCAACGGGTGCTCTGGGTGGTGCTGTCGCCATCAATGCCACGAACGGGCATAACATTCGCGGCCTCTCTTACACCAATTCCGGGATTGCTACGACAATTCTCGGTCTGCCGATTGCCACTCACGGAACCGGTTCTCCCTTCTCGTTCCACACGGGTGGTGCTCACTTTACGATGGGGGATGGCTCTGTGCGATTCATCAGCGAGAACGTCGATTTCCGGAATTTCATCAACCTGTGCACTCCCTCAGGTGGTGAAGTGATTGGTGAATTCTAA
- a CDS encoding FHA domain-containing protein: MLGQLVPVGGGDPIPLLQSRIVVGRRPTCDIVLEFSNVSSQHCELLYEQGHWKIHDLGSSNGTKVNGVRHDERWLKPGDEVTFAKHKFVIDFVPGSSDPPPANEEVNPFSRSLLEKAGLAEPERRPRPPRTQPPARPPARPQPDPNSKEGEEDILRWLADE, from the coding sequence ATGCTCGGTCAGTTAGTCCCGGTCGGAGGTGGTGATCCGATTCCGTTATTGCAATCGCGGATTGTGGTGGGCCGCCGCCCGACGTGCGATATTGTCCTCGAATTCTCGAATGTTTCCTCGCAGCATTGCGAACTGCTCTACGAGCAGGGGCATTGGAAAATTCACGACCTGGGTTCGAGCAATGGGACCAAAGTCAACGGCGTTCGCCACGACGAGCGCTGGCTCAAGCCGGGCGACGAAGTCACGTTTGCAAAGCACAAGTTCGTGATCGATTTTGTGCCGGGCAGCTCAGATCCACCCCCTGCCAATGAAGAAGTAAATCCCTTCTCTCGCTCGCTGCTCGAAAAGGCCGGTTTAGCTGAACCAGAACGCAGACCACGACCGCCCCGAACCCAGCCGCCAGCCCGTCCCCCGGCACGTCCTCAGCCTGATCCAAACTCTAAAGAAGGCGAGGAAGACATCCTCCGCTGGCTGGCTGATGAGTAA
- a CDS encoding SDR family NAD(P)-dependent oxidoreductase yields the protein MSATDPVVILGATGGIGTALARRLHNAGTPLYLTGRDPEKLQVLMNELGAPGQVVDVLQSGEIEAACQNAASTTGTLSGIANCVGSLILKPAHLTTDQELMNTLMLHIGGSLAVVRAAAKLMRGAGGSIVLVSSAAARIGLANHEAIAAAKGGIQGLALSAAATYASKNIRVNVVAPGLVRTALTQKIWQSSASEAMSAQMHALGRIGEPDDVASLMQWLLDPAQTWVTGQIFGIDGGLGVIAPRPKQSAG from the coding sequence ATGTCGGCAACTGATCCCGTCGTTATTCTGGGTGCAACCGGTGGAATTGGTACGGCTCTTGCGCGTCGCCTGCACAACGCGGGAACGCCGCTCTATCTGACCGGCCGGGATCCTGAAAAGCTTCAGGTCTTGATGAATGAGCTGGGTGCTCCCGGTCAGGTGGTCGATGTCCTGCAGTCGGGTGAAATCGAAGCGGCCTGCCAGAATGCAGCCTCGACGACAGGCACCCTCTCCGGCATTGCGAATTGCGTCGGTTCGCTCATTCTCAAGCCCGCCCATCTCACGACTGATCAGGAACTGATGAATACGCTCATGCTGCACATCGGGGGCAGTCTGGCGGTTGTGCGGGCCGCTGCGAAGCTCATGCGAGGTGCCGGTGGTTCGATTGTGCTGGTCTCTTCGGCCGCTGCCCGGATCGGGCTGGCGAATCATGAGGCGATTGCCGCCGCTAAGGGAGGCATTCAAGGCCTGGCCCTTTCGGCAGCCGCGACTTATGCCAGTAAAAATATCCGCGTGAACGTCGTGGCCCCGGGACTTGTGCGAACAGCACTTACGCAGAAGATCTGGCAAAGCTCAGCGTCAGAAGCCATGTCGGCCCAGATGCATGCATTAGGCCGGATTGGTGAACCCGACGATGTCGCCAGCCTGATGCAATGGCTGCTCGATCCTGCCCAGACCTGGGTGACAGGCCAGATCTTCGGCATCGACGGCGGCCTGGGCGTCATCGCTCCCCGCCCCAAACAAAGCGCCGGTTGA
- a CDS encoding SMI1/KNR4 family protein produces the protein MMTDIKLLIEKLKDAGSDIYWLGNASRGSIERLQELLHTRLPLSLQKFLEEYGGGGIVGEEISGIEDDNPSLDYRGTIYGDTMLSRTDYGLPLNLIVVYLGSDDVVLCIDTNLFTGDECPVVSFDVFKKTTKHLANTFDEFLMDYLELRITRV, from the coding sequence ATGATGACAGATATCAAGTTATTGATTGAAAAGCTTAAAGACGCAGGAAGTGACATTTATTGGCTGGGAAATGCATCGAGAGGCTCGATCGAGAGACTACAGGAATTACTTCATACACGGCTGCCCCTGTCACTCCAGAAGTTCCTCGAAGAATATGGCGGTGGCGGCATTGTTGGCGAAGAGATTTCTGGCATTGAAGACGATAACCCTTCACTTGACTATCGGGGAACCATTTACGGCGACACGATGTTAAGCCGTACTGATTATGGGTTACCATTAAATCTGATCGTAGTTTACTTAGGCTCAGACGACGTTGTATTGTGTATTGATACTAACTTGTTTACAGGCGATGAATGCCCCGTTGTTAGTTTTGATGTTTTTAAAAAGACTACCAAGCATTTGGCTAACACATTTGATGAGTTTCTGATGGATTATCTCGAGTTGAGGATTACTCGTGTGTGA
- a CDS encoding fused DSP-PTPase phosphatase/NAD kinase-like protein: MATVWPLGLELQASLWVEDCAWWPAVAQGQEPAQARQPAVEFSAKKIESAHLENLHRIELKPAEASATDQAVDTQAIWFGGSPETDAAMAELAASGVKTIISVDGAPPLVELAKKHGLKYVHIPVKYSALSRDQIVSLASVLQRNHEPVYVHCHHGKHRGPAALVAALKCTVTDLETDTLLKTFGTDPKYRGLYEAARTAQPLQAQELARVPEKLPEAIQDLSPARLMSEIDCSFDQLLVLRKVGEPLANKELPAQLKIWQEQAIDIEEAFLEYQRLLEPQFPMMPPEQQTQYRQFLKTSLSHAVAIRSELAAAVDSSEDISARLKTCRTSLEALQQSCAGCHAQFRN; this comes from the coding sequence ATGGCCACAGTGTGGCCCCTGGGACTTGAGCTGCAGGCTTCACTCTGGGTGGAAGATTGCGCCTGGTGGCCTGCTGTTGCCCAAGGACAGGAACCAGCACAGGCTCGCCAGCCCGCTGTCGAGTTTTCTGCGAAGAAAATCGAGTCGGCTCACCTGGAAAATCTGCATCGCATTGAGTTAAAGCCTGCTGAAGCATCAGCGACTGATCAGGCCGTCGACACGCAGGCCATTTGGTTTGGTGGCAGCCCAGAGACCGACGCTGCCATGGCGGAACTGGCTGCCTCGGGAGTAAAGACGATTATCTCAGTCGATGGAGCGCCGCCCCTGGTCGAGCTGGCGAAGAAACATGGCTTGAAATACGTGCATATCCCGGTCAAATACTCGGCACTCTCGCGCGACCAGATTGTTTCGCTCGCCTCAGTGTTGCAGCGAAATCATGAGCCGGTCTATGTCCATTGTCATCACGGCAAACATCGCGGGCCGGCAGCACTGGTCGCAGCACTCAAGTGCACCGTGACCGATCTGGAAACCGACACCTTACTCAAAACGTTCGGCACCGATCCGAAGTACCGCGGGCTCTACGAAGCTGCTCGCACAGCGCAACCGCTTCAGGCTCAAGAACTCGCCCGGGTGCCGGAAAAACTTCCGGAAGCGATCCAGGATCTTTCGCCCGCCAGGTTGATGTCCGAAATCGACTGCAGCTTCGATCAACTGCTGGTCTTGCGAAAAGTGGGCGAGCCGCTGGCGAACAAAGAGTTACCTGCACAGCTCAAAATCTGGCAGGAACAGGCAATTGATATTGAAGAAGCATTCCTCGAATACCAACGGCTGCTGGAGCCACAATTCCCCATGATGCCACCCGAGCAGCAGACGCAGTATCGACAATTCCTCAAAACCTCCCTGAGCCATGCTGTAGCGATTCGCAGTGAACTGGCTGCGGCCGTGGACAGCTCAGAAGACATCTCAGCACGACTGAAAACATGCCGCACAAGCCTCGAAGCCTTACAGCAATCGTGTGCAGGGTGTCATGCACAGTTTCGTAATTGA
- a CDS encoding prolyl oligopeptidase family serine peptidase: MKKFPADSVLVPSARLLCVALVLSSLAWADGPGDNQVQSVRPVPPPGISIDPAIRAELEAGLKQLEEKFKLLKEKAGKDSFTARYLPDVEIFPRAIRLALEEGTFYDAKEFQQAKDVLAEGMTRAEELAAGKASWATRTGLVVRGFRSRLDGTVQPYGVVVPASYNADNLHRCDLWFRGRAEKTPELQFIYQRSRQAGEYTPARTIVVHPFARFCNANKLAGEVDSLEALEHAQSHYAVDPDRISIRGFSMGGAAVWHLAVHYPDRWFAANPGAGFSETPLFLNVFQQEKLAPSEFEQTLWKLYDAPYWALNLKNLPTIAYSGEIDKQKQAADVMEAAMAKLGDRLVHIIGPQTAHKLHPDSKVEIEKRMASLAVAGRNRVPERVHFTTCTLKYDRSFWVRVTGLEEHWTFGTVDATLISPGGIRIRSERVTDLELNFEAGAFPLINQSIVVEFDGKKPQSLSVPGRMSDGSWMAQFHQVNGLWKAGPRPVEGLRKSHNLQGPIDDALMDSFVFVLPSGKSSSPVVEAWVQSEAARAQKEWQRQMRGEVRVLKADQVTPEVMKNSHLILWGDEQSNPLIGQLASQLPIRKTGTNWTVGNSKFSDTDHLPVLIYPNPSAPDRYIVLNSGLTYREYDYLNNARQVPKLPDWAIIDCRTPPDARYPGKIVKAGFFDEQWRLKSEK; this comes from the coding sequence ATGAAAAAATTTCCGGCTGACTCTGTGCTGGTTCCATCTGCCCGGCTGTTGTGTGTGGCATTGGTCCTTTCAAGCCTCGCCTGGGCTGATGGGCCGGGCGATAATCAGGTGCAGAGTGTGCGACCAGTCCCACCCCCCGGGATTTCCATCGATCCTGCCATTCGTGCCGAACTGGAAGCGGGCCTCAAACAACTCGAAGAGAAGTTTAAGCTTCTCAAGGAGAAAGCCGGCAAGGATAGCTTCACAGCTCGGTACCTTCCCGATGTCGAGATCTTCCCGCGAGCAATCAGGCTGGCACTCGAAGAGGGAACCTTCTACGACGCCAAAGAATTCCAGCAGGCCAAAGATGTCCTCGCTGAAGGGATGACTCGGGCCGAAGAACTTGCCGCCGGTAAAGCCAGCTGGGCCACGCGTACGGGCCTTGTGGTCCGCGGATTTCGATCGCGTCTGGATGGGACAGTACAGCCTTACGGCGTGGTCGTTCCCGCCAGTTACAATGCCGACAATCTGCATCGCTGCGATCTGTGGTTTCGCGGGCGTGCTGAAAAGACGCCCGAGCTGCAGTTCATCTATCAGCGCAGCCGGCAGGCGGGAGAGTACACGCCGGCGCGAACAATCGTGGTCCATCCCTTTGCCCGCTTCTGCAATGCCAACAAACTGGCTGGCGAAGTCGATTCTCTGGAAGCGCTGGAGCATGCCCAGAGCCACTATGCCGTCGATCCGGATCGGATCTCGATTCGTGGTTTTTCGATGGGTGGCGCCGCGGTCTGGCATCTGGCAGTCCATTATCCTGATCGCTGGTTTGCTGCCAATCCCGGGGCAGGATTCTCGGAGACGCCATTGTTCCTCAATGTCTTCCAGCAGGAAAAGCTGGCTCCTTCCGAATTTGAGCAAACCCTCTGGAAGCTCTACGACGCGCCTTATTGGGCACTGAACCTGAAGAACCTGCCCACCATTGCCTACAGCGGCGAAATCGACAAACAGAAGCAGGCGGCGGATGTCATGGAAGCCGCCATGGCGAAACTGGGGGATCGACTGGTCCATATCATCGGCCCGCAAACCGCCCACAAGCTGCATCCTGATTCGAAAGTGGAGATCGAGAAGCGGATGGCTTCACTGGCAGTCGCAGGGCGAAATCGAGTCCCCGAGCGAGTCCATTTCACGACGTGTACGCTCAAATATGACCGTAGTTTCTGGGTGCGGGTGACGGGACTGGAAGAGCATTGGACGTTTGGAACGGTGGACGCCACGCTGATTTCTCCCGGCGGGATTCGCATTCGATCTGAGCGGGTCACCGACCTCGAATTGAACTTCGAGGCGGGAGCTTTCCCATTGATCAATCAGAGCATTGTCGTTGAGTTCGACGGAAAGAAGCCACAGAGTCTTTCCGTCCCCGGTCGGATGTCGGATGGCTCGTGGATGGCTCAATTCCACCAGGTGAACGGGTTGTGGAAAGCCGGCCCCCGCCCTGTGGAGGGCTTGAGAAAATCCCACAATCTGCAAGGCCCGATTGATGACGCTTTGATGGATTCGTTTGTGTTTGTGCTTCCTTCGGGAAAGAGTTCCAGCCCGGTGGTGGAGGCGTGGGTGCAGAGTGAAGCAGCCCGTGCCCAGAAAGAATGGCAGCGGCAGATGCGGGGTGAAGTTCGAGTGCTGAAGGCCGATCAGGTGACGCCAGAGGTCATGAAAAACTCGCACCTGATTCTGTGGGGCGATGAACAAAGCAATCCGCTCATTGGCCAGTTGGCCTCCCAGTTGCCAATCCGCAAAACAGGCACGAACTGGACTGTGGGGAATTCCAAGTTCTCCGATACCGACCATCTGCCCGTGTTGATTTACCCGAATCCATCAGCACCAGATCGGTACATTGTTTTGAACAGCGGGCTGACATATCGTGAATACGATTATCTGAATAATGCCCGTCAGGTGCCGAAGCTGCCCGATTGGGCGATCATCGATTGCCGCACACCTCCTGATGCCCGCTACCCGGGCAAGATTGTCAAAGCGGGCTTCTTCGATGAACAATGGCGGCTGAAGTCCGAGAAGTAA
- a CDS encoding ankyrin repeat domain-containing protein, whose amino-acid sequence MDIENIIENGTLDDLNDYLSKHSHNAEELNYALSEAIWFEKAPMIVRLLEVGAPINMFAGIGMPPLYCAIEKGDLSLVKMLCEHGADVNFQPTVMSSPLHWAVDSEADCARQMGTKPNVEIVRLLLEYGADPNSKNKHGTPYDMAQRYGFSKACELLKPQQ is encoded by the coding sequence ATGGATATTGAAAACATCATCGAAAATGGGACACTCGACGACTTAAATGACTACCTAAGCAAGCATTCACATAATGCAGAAGAACTTAACTACGCACTATCGGAAGCCATTTGGTTCGAGAAAGCGCCAATGATCGTTCGCCTACTTGAAGTTGGGGCGCCAATTAACATGTTCGCCGGTATAGGCATGCCACCCTTGTATTGTGCCATAGAGAAAGGTGACCTGAGTCTAGTTAAGATGCTGTGTGAGCACGGTGCAGATGTAAACTTTCAACCTACGGTTATGTCCTCGCCACTTCACTGGGCAGTTGACTCAGAAGCTGACTGTGCACGACAAATGGGGACAAAGCCGAACGTAGAAATTGTTCGCCTACTTTTGGAATATGGTGCTGATCCAAACTCAAAGAATAAACATGGCACACCGTATGACATGGCTCAACGGTATGGGTTTTCTAAGGCGTGCGAGTTACTCAAGCCGCAACAGTAA
- a CDS encoding REP-associated tyrosine transposase, translated as MKPRRVDDAPYVHFVTLSCYHRRKLLTRDQPKRILLGVLADELERHQARCAGFVIMQDHVHILLWLPVIQQLSRFMQLWKGRSSRNIKNYFAESAPAYQSEISARDPIWQVRYYSFEIYSDQKLQEKLQYLHLNPVRAGLAKKAVDWRWSSARWYEQGRTVGVPISWVQ; from the coding sequence ATGAAGCCACGTCGAGTGGATGACGCCCCGTATGTCCACTTCGTTACGCTTTCCTGCTACCATCGCCGAAAACTGCTGACAAGAGACCAACCGAAGCGAATCCTGCTTGGAGTATTAGCAGACGAACTGGAGCGACATCAGGCGCGCTGTGCCGGATTCGTGATCATGCAGGATCATGTGCATATCCTGCTGTGGCTTCCTGTAATTCAGCAACTCAGTCGGTTCATGCAATTGTGGAAGGGGCGATCATCACGCAATATTAAGAATTACTTCGCTGAATCCGCGCCGGCGTATCAATCGGAGATATCTGCCCGTGATCCGATCTGGCAGGTACGATATTACTCATTTGAGATCTACTCGGATCAGAAGTTACAGGAGAAGCTGCAGTATTTACATCTCAATCCCGTACGTGCCGGACTGGCAAAGAAGGCCGTGGATTGGCGATGGAGTTCGGCTCGCTGGTACGAACAGGGACGAACAGTGGGCGTGCCCATTTCGTGGGTGCAATAA
- a CDS encoding alpha-keto acid decarboxylase family protein encodes MARNTSKAADSSPRRNGAPKTRTTSKASLAGNSRKGSSPKAVEELATHAHGTSTTASIETNPTIGDYLIRRLLDYGMKDIFGIPGDFVLQFYGDLENSPIRVIGCTREDNAGYAADGYARIHGIGGICVTYCVGGLSVCNSVAGAFAEKSPVVVITGSPGVEERRSNPLLHHRVREFSTQREVFEKITIASTVLDDALTACREIDRVLEACVRFKRPVYIELPRDMIKVRCPYQHVPQAGTIKSDKAALKEALSEAGAMLAKAERPIILAGVEMHRFGLADELIHFAEKFEIPISATLLGKSVISEKHPLFIGIYEGAMCRESVRKYVEQSDCIVMLGTFMTDIDMGIFTAELDTSKTIYATSETLKISHHHFHDILVADFVKGLSKLDVKIAKRPLPPKAKPTPKFVAVPETAVTSARLFARINELLDEKMVVVADVGDCLFGAADLTIYRDTEFLSPAYYTSMGFAIPAALGVQVARKDLRPIVLVGDGAFQMTCLELSTVLRHNFNPIVIVLNNKGYTTERFIQDGPFNDILNWDYHRLPDLLGGGWGFEVRTEGELDQSLHAALSNKETFCLLNVHLDPLDVSPALKRLGERLSKHV; translated from the coding sequence ATGGCCCGCAATACATCAAAAGCAGCCGATTCATCACCCAGACGAAATGGCGCTCCAAAAACCAGAACGACATCCAAAGCCTCACTGGCAGGCAACTCGCGAAAAGGGAGTTCCCCCAAAGCGGTCGAAGAGTTGGCAACTCATGCTCACGGAACAAGCACCACTGCTTCTATAGAGACAAACCCCACCATTGGCGATTACCTGATCCGCCGTCTGCTCGATTACGGCATGAAGGACATCTTTGGCATCCCTGGCGACTTTGTCCTGCAGTTTTACGGCGATCTCGAAAACAGTCCCATTCGTGTCATTGGTTGCACGCGCGAAGACAATGCCGGGTATGCCGCCGACGGTTATGCCCGCATTCATGGCATTGGTGGAATTTGTGTGACCTATTGCGTGGGCGGATTGAGCGTTTGTAATTCTGTCGCCGGGGCCTTTGCAGAAAAGTCACCCGTCGTCGTCATCACCGGCTCGCCAGGAGTCGAAGAGCGACGCTCGAACCCGCTGTTACATCATCGCGTGCGGGAATTCAGCACTCAGCGCGAAGTCTTTGAAAAGATTACGATCGCTTCGACAGTCCTCGACGATGCCCTGACGGCTTGCCGGGAAATCGATCGCGTGCTCGAAGCCTGCGTCCGATTCAAGCGGCCGGTTTACATCGAATTGCCGCGCGACATGATCAAGGTCCGTTGTCCTTATCAGCATGTGCCTCAGGCCGGAACCATCAAAAGCGATAAAGCCGCCCTCAAGGAGGCCTTGAGCGAAGCGGGAGCCATGCTCGCCAAAGCGGAGCGGCCCATTATTCTCGCCGGTGTCGAAATGCACCGCTTCGGACTGGCGGATGAACTGATCCACTTTGCGGAAAAGTTTGAGATTCCGATCTCTGCCACCTTGCTGGGGAAATCGGTCATCAGTGAAAAACATCCCCTCTTTATTGGCATTTACGAAGGGGCCATGTGCCGGGAATCGGTGCGAAAGTATGTCGAACAGAGCGATTGTATCGTCATGCTCGGAACGTTCATGACAGATATCGATATGGGGATTTTTACTGCCGAACTCGACACATCCAAAACTATTTATGCGACAAGTGAAACCCTCAAGATATCCCATCACCATTTCCATGACATTCTGGTGGCCGACTTTGTCAAAGGCCTTTCCAAACTCGATGTCAAAATCGCCAAAAGGCCTTTACCACCGAAGGCCAAGCCGACGCCCAAATTTGTGGCGGTCCCCGAAACCGCTGTGACAAGTGCCCGGCTCTTCGCGCGGATCAACGAGCTCCTCGATGAAAAAATGGTCGTCGTGGCGGATGTGGGCGATTGCCTGTTTGGCGCGGCCGATTTGACCATCTACCGCGATACCGAGTTCCTGAGCCCGGCTTACTACACTTCGATGGGCTTTGCCATCCCGGCCGCCTTAGGTGTCCAGGTCGCCCGCAAAGATCTCCGACCGATTGTTCTCGTAGGCGATGGCGCCTTTCAGATGACCTGCCTCGAACTCTCAACTGTCCTGCGGCACAATTTCAATCCCATCGTCATCGTGCTCAACAACAAAGGTTACACCACCGAGCGATTCATTCAGGATGGCCCCTTCAACGATATTCTCAACTGGGACTATCATCGGCTGCCCGATCTCCTCGGCGGCGGCTGGGGATTCGAAGTCCGCACAGAAGGCGAACTGGATCAATCGTTGCATGCCGCTCTCAGCAACAAAGAAACGTTCTGCCTCCTCAACGTACACCTCGATCCACTCGATGTCAGCCCGGCTCTCAAACGACTGGGCGAGCGTCTTTCCAAACATGTTTAA